GGAAACGGCTGGGGGCGTGACAATTGGAGTGCTTCGCAAATTAGCCAAACAAGGCCTCATTAAAAAACATGACGTGACGGTGGCGTATATCACCGGCAACGGGTTGAAGACCCAAGAGGCAGTCATTGATTCGGTCGGACGCCCCATCCGAATCCAACCCAGCTTATCTCATTTTACGAAGATTTTTGATGGACAGGAGACTGCATGACCAAAGTTCGCATCCCGACCCCACTTCGCCCGAAAACTGGGGGGAAGAGTGAAGTTGAAATTGAAGCCTCGACGATTTCAGAGCTAATCGAGAATTTGGAGTCTGCCTATCCGGGAATCAAAGAACGCATCTGTGATGAAACAGGAGAAATTCGTCGTTTCTTGAATATTTACCTCAATGAAGAAGACATCCGTTTCCTGGATGGGAAAAATACTCCGCTGAAAGCCACCGACGAAGTCTCGATCATTCCTGCCATTGCTGGAGGCGCCTGATGGCCAAATTGCGGTTTCATATCCGATATCCTGAAGAAAGGATTCCCGATCCCATTCTTCATGAAATCGGACAAGAATTCGACGTAATCACCAGCATACGTCGGGCCGATGTCCGTGAAACGACCGGTTGGTTAGACGTCGAATTTACCGGCGACGCAGATGAGATAGACCGAGCGATCTCGGCGCTTCGTGAAAAAGGCTGTATCGTCGATCCGATTGAACTCAACATCGTAGAATAGGGACCAGCAAGAGTGGAGTTAACCGAAGAGCAAATTCAGCGATATAGCCGCCATATCATTCTTAATGGTGTCGGTGGAAAAGGCCAACAAAAAATCAGGCAGGCGAAAGTCTTAGTCATCGGCGCTGGTGGGCTTGGCTCGCCTGCCGCTCTCTATCTAGCTGCGGCCGGCGTAGGGATCCTCGGATTAGCAGATGGAGACGTGGTTGATCTTTCAAACCTTCAACGTCAAATCCTTCACACGACTGATCGTGTTGGGACGTCAAAAGTTGAGTCAGGCCAGGCCATGCTCTCAGCCCTGAACCCTGATGTTCAGTTGAACCTTTACACCGAACATGTCAACACCTCAAGTATTTCAGAACTGATCCAAGGCTACGATATCATCCTTGATGGGTCAGATAACTTTTCGACGAGATTCCTCGTCAATGATGCCTGTTTCTTCGCAAAGAAGACCCTCATTTCTGGGAGCATTTTTCGCTTTGAAGGACAACTCGCCACGATCAAACCCCATGAAGGATTTCCCTGCTACCGTTGTCTGTACCCTGAACCGCCTCCGGCGGGCCTAGTCCCCAACTGCCAGGAAGCAGGAGTGCTTGGCGTACTTGCGGGGACCATCGGCGTCATGCAAGCCAACGAGGCCATGAAAGAAATCCTCGGTCTTGGGGAATCTCTGGCGGACCGCCTTGTGCTCTATGATGCGCTCGACATGACATTTAGAAGTGTGAAGCGTCCCAAAGCTCCAGACTGCCCGCTATGTGGACCCAATCCTACGATCACAACTCTTGAAGAGTACGAAATTTCCTGTAGCATTTAACACCGTTCACATGCTTACCATTCCACGTCCCGTCATCGATGACATGATCGTGCATGCACGAGACCTCGATCCACACGAATGTTGTGGCATGCTTGGAGGGAACGAAGGCATCGTGTCGCAACATTATCGGATTACCAATATTCTCGCGAAGCTTTCAGAAGGCGAGCTTGCGCGTTTTGATGCTCCAAAACTGTCCGACCTGAAACAACTCTCTCCGGAAGAGCGTGCTGATATTGCGTTTCAAATGGATGCCCAAGAAATGGGCAAAGCCCTTCGAGACATGCGTAACAAGGGTATCGCCCTGCAAGCCTTCTATCATTCTCATACGTTTAGTCCGGCTCGACCCTCACAAACTGACATTACCATTGCCATGGAATTCGAAAGTTACCGTGAAAAACTCAACTTACCAGAACCGTTCCACATCATCATCTCGCTTCTCGACAAGCACTCACCCGATATTCGTGCCTACCAGATCCGTAAAGGGCAATCCATGGAAGTCCAGACTTTGATCTCCTAACCTCGTCGTTTCAGTACAAGCCGTTGTAAATTCTCCATAAATTCCTAAAAAACCATAGACTTGCGCGACTGCTGCCTGACATAATACAGTCCTTTTTACGCATTAGTTATCTGGAGGCCTTATCCATGTCGACCCCCTGTAGAACTTGGTGCATTCGGACCCTGCTTATTTTGATCCTATTTGTTCTTATAGCATCGCCGATGATGAGTGCCGCTCAAGAGCCAGGACAAGTCAAATCATATTACAGCCCAATTGTTCGTCTTGAAGTCGAAAAAGGGTTTTTTCTTATCACAACCGACTCAGGAATCTTATGGGTTCAAGTTGCAGACAACGTCAAGCCACACCTACAGACACTCAGTCTAGGTGATATGATTGACGTAGTCGTCCAATTTCGCCCCGATAACCTGCCTCCCATTCTCCTATCCTGGAAACTGGCGAGAAGCGAATCTCCCTGCATCCTCTTCGATGGCAACACTTGCCGGAAGGAATAACCCCTTCGGCCTCATAATCGGTGTGTGGAAAATTTGGAGAGGTCTAGGATGATTTCTCCATCATGTGCTTCTCCAACAAGATTTTCAAAAAAACTAACAGGAATGGGTAACGTGTAATTCGAGGGGCGGAACATGACATCAATATTTCTGGGAACAAGAGAATAGGCTGGCTGGCGGCGATCATACACGAGACCAAACGGTGGAATGCTATAGACGGTCCGGTAATTGCTCAGCATAAAATGAAACTGCTTCCCTCGGATAAAGATCGCGCCTGACGTGACCTCTCTGGTTGTAGTGTTTAATGGACGGCTCAAATAAAACGTCACAAATTCTCTTGGCACTGCTTCTTGCAAAGCGGTGCCGACATGCTGACTCAAGAATTTGACTTCCTTTGGTGTAAAAGCCGGCATGCTTTCTGCCGAATCCATGAATAACAGTAGGAGAGACGAGCGGTGCTCTCGGACCAATAGACCCGAGAAAATTTGCGTCAGTTGTTCAACAGAGACGTCTGCAGGATGGGAATGGAGCGTCTCGGACACATCGGGATCAACATCCGGAGAGGCTTCCAGACGAACAAACGCCGTGGGATCTTCATAAATGACGTGTGAATAGAGGGGAGGAACGGCACATCCCGCAATCAGCATACTTCCCAGCAGCATGCCCAACACATCGCGTTTAGCCATCAATCTCGACAATCGACACCGTCATTTCGACCCGATCAAGAGGATTATCACGATCATCACGTTTCACGGCAACGATGCGATCTACCGTCTCCATGCCACTGACCACTTCTCCAAATGCCGTATACTGCCCATCGAGAAAATTCGCGTCAGAGACACAAATAAAAAACTGCGACCCCGCGCTGTCAGGATCTTGAGCCCGAGCCATTGAGAGCACTCCCCGTTTATGAGGCTGCCGATTAAACTCAGCCGCAACCTTGTATCCAGGCCCCCCCATACCATGCATGGAACGATCAGGACTTTTACTGTTGGGGTCGCCGCCTTGAATCATGAAACCCGGTATCACACGATGAAAGGTCGTACCATCATAAAACTGTTCTTTCGCCAACTGCACCATATTTTTGACGTGATTAGGGGCAAGGTCTTGGTAAAATTTGAGTTGAATTTCTCCTAAACGTTCGCCATTCACCGATACCGCAATGGTCGCACGTGTGCGTTCAGTTACTTCGACATCTGCCATACGCTCTATATCCTCCTCGATCGTACAAAATCATGCGATATTAATAATAAGGCCCGGATTGTGAGGTATGTTTCCCTAACCCTTCACTGACATTGACCCATGCCATGCCATCATTATCACTCCGAAACGCACCCGCACTTGTTCCTGCATACATTACCCCTTTCCCGGAGACAACTAACGTCTGAATGGCCGTTTCCGTCAAACCGTTATTCGCAGACTTCCAACTACGGGCGTTTTCGTCTAATCGATAGACTCCGCGACCGGTCCCAACAAACAAGCCCGCGTCTGACCACACGATACTCCGGATAGAATCATTCGGAAGTGTCCGACTGATGGTATGCCACGTCGTTCCATGGTCCGTACTCCGGAAAATTCCACCATCTTGTGTCCCCAAGAAAATATTGTCGTTCTTCCCCGTGGCCACAATCCTCAAAAATCGATGATGCAACCGTTCTTTAGGATCGACCAAGTCAGAAGCCTTGCCTTGCCATTTCGATGCCGTTTTCCCACTCATATCATAGCGAAAAAGACCTTTTCCCGCGGTCGCCGCCAACAGCATATGATCGCGAGTCATCGCCATACTTGCGATCAGCAACTGATCCAGTTCGTCCGCCACAGGACCCCATGTTTTCGTCGATTCCGTCCAACGAAAGATCCCCCTCCCAGTCCCGGCAAAAGTGCCTGTCGAATTCACTAGGAGAGATTTTACTTCAACTCGTTTCAAACCTTGATTAATCTTTTCCCATTCATCGCTATTGGCTTTAGTCCGAAACACACCTCCTCGAACGGTACCGGCATAGACCCGTCCCTCTTCATCGACGGCTAAACAAAGGAGAAAATGATCCGTTAACCCAACATTGACTGGCCTCCAGGTTTGACCTTTATCCTCGCTCCGAAACACTCCCATACCAAAAGACCCAGCGTACACCGTTCCTTTTTGAGTAACAGCCATGGCTTGAACGCTCGGAGAGAATGCTGCGGTGGCACTCCCAGAAGGC
The genomic region above belongs to Nitrospirales bacterium and contains:
- a CDS encoding MoaD/ThiS family protein encodes the protein MTKVRIPTPLRPKTGGKSEVEIEASTISELIENLESAYPGIKERICDETGEIRRFLNIYLNEEDIRFLDGKNTPLKATDEVSIIPAIAGGA
- a CDS encoding NIL domain-containing protein, which encodes MAKLRFHIRYPEERIPDPILHEIGQEFDVITSIRRADVRETTGWLDVEFTGDADEIDRAISALREKGCIVDPIELNIVE
- the moeB gene encoding molybdopterin-synthase adenylyltransferase MoeB is translated as MELTEEQIQRYSRHIILNGVGGKGQQKIRQAKVLVIGAGGLGSPAALYLAAAGVGILGLADGDVVDLSNLQRQILHTTDRVGTSKVESGQAMLSALNPDVQLNLYTEHVNTSSISELIQGYDIILDGSDNFSTRFLVNDACFFAKKTLISGSIFRFEGQLATIKPHEGFPCYRCLYPEPPPAGLVPNCQEAGVLGVLAGTIGVMQANEAMKEILGLGESLADRLVLYDALDMTFRSVKRPKAPDCPLCGPNPTITTLEEYEISCSI
- a CDS encoding M67 family metallopeptidase, whose protein sequence is MLTIPRPVIDDMIVHARDLDPHECCGMLGGNEGIVSQHYRITNILAKLSEGELARFDAPKLSDLKQLSPEERADIAFQMDAQEMGKALRDMRNKGIALQAFYHSHTFSPARPSQTDITIAMEFESYREKLNLPEPFHIIISLLDKHSPDIRAYQIRKGQSMEVQTLIS
- a CDS encoding peptidylprolyl isomerase; its protein translation is MADVEVTERTRATIAVSVNGERLGEIQLKFYQDLAPNHVKNMVQLAKEQFYDGTTFHRVIPGFMIQGGDPNSKSPDRSMHGMGGPGYKVAAEFNRQPHKRGVLSMARAQDPDSAGSQFFICVSDANFLDGQYTAFGEVVSGMETVDRIVAVKRDDRDNPLDRVEMTVSIVEIDG